Proteins co-encoded in one Sediminispirochaeta bajacaliforniensis DSM 16054 genomic window:
- a CDS encoding hybrid sensor histidine kinase/response regulator → MNVVLVEDSNTTRLYLESLFRSRDHKVVGSFGDADSAISSILEMIDEIDLMLIDIFLGGERNGIDVVESVSAQKPIPVIYLTASEDPQVAARARKTSPYGFLLKPFKELVFFSTIEIVESRIDAEKRFRRRIAFEQMISGIYRRLHEAGDPDFAAILNSLGTFVQADRVVLLKLFPREGIVRHMALWPPSDQGKINIPSDELPSLLHLLPERRDQLLRLRSREAQLIFFAPPLNYLAMPIFLPEGGAAGCIAFDREESRRPWSGADGRLLRMAAEMIGGWWHRKETEASLRHAQSSVISKEKLASIGMLSAGIIHEIANPLSFVESNVRTLGKSINQLREESTSPGCEGFSKEGPELSEIIDETVQGLERIVGIVSSIRSFSAGGGDIGARKGWYELNEGIRSTLALIRTFAGESAEVVLELGEVPPIYCYGARINQVLLNLLTNAARAIREKQNLKDGKIIVRSGSSEGYLFCTVSDNGSGIDPRLIDTIFEPFFTTREDESGSGLGLAIAREIIETDHGGRLTVESEGIGKGSSFTLTIPLRPEP, encoded by the coding sequence ATGAATGTTGTTCTCGTCGAGGATTCCAATACGACGCGTCTTTATCTGGAGTCCTTGTTTCGTTCCCGTGATCATAAGGTGGTGGGGTCCTTTGGTGATGCCGATTCGGCAATATCCTCCATCTTGGAAATGATCGACGAGATAGACCTGATGCTGATCGACATTTTTCTCGGAGGAGAGCGTAACGGCATCGATGTCGTGGAATCCGTATCCGCGCAAAAGCCTATTCCCGTAATTTATCTTACCGCATCCGAGGATCCTCAAGTTGCCGCAAGGGCGCGTAAAACCAGTCCCTATGGATTTCTCTTGAAACCGTTTAAAGAGCTTGTTTTTTTCAGCACGATCGAGATTGTGGAAAGCCGCATTGATGCTGAGAAACGCTTTCGGCGGAGAATAGCCTTTGAACAAATGATATCCGGGATCTATCGTCGTTTGCATGAAGCCGGCGATCCCGATTTCGCCGCTATATTAAACTCGCTCGGGACCTTTGTTCAGGCCGACAGGGTGGTGCTCCTTAAGCTTTTTCCCCGGGAAGGAATCGTTCGGCATATGGCCCTCTGGCCTCCTTCCGATCAGGGGAAGATTAATATTCCGAGCGATGAGCTTCCCTCTCTTTTACACCTCCTCCCTGAGCGAAGGGATCAGTTGCTTCGGCTCCGCTCCCGCGAGGCTCAGCTTATATTTTTTGCTCCGCCGCTCAATTATCTTGCCATGCCGATTTTCCTTCCCGAAGGGGGAGCAGCAGGATGTATTGCTTTCGATCGTGAAGAATCCCGCAGGCCTTGGAGCGGAGCCGATGGGAGGCTTTTACGCATGGCGGCCGAGATGATTGGCGGCTGGTGGCATAGAAAAGAGACCGAGGCCTCACTTCGTCATGCGCAGAGTTCTGTGATCAGCAAAGAAAAACTGGCCTCCATCGGTATGCTGTCGGCAGGCATCATTCACGAGATAGCAAATCCCCTCTCTTTTGTCGAATCGAATGTCAGAACCCTCGGAAAATCGATCAACCAGCTTCGTGAAGAATCTACAAGTCCCGGTTGCGAAGGTTTTTCAAAGGAGGGGCCAGAGCTGAGTGAGATCATCGATGAGACGGTTCAGGGGCTTGAACGTATTGTCGGGATTGTCTCTAGTATCCGCAGTTTTTCTGCGGGAGGAGGCGACATAGGGGCCCGCAAGGGATGGTACGAACTCAATGAAGGGATTCGATCCACCTTGGCTCTAATACGCACCTTTGCTGGCGAAAGCGCCGAGGTTGTCTTGGAACTTGGTGAGGTTCCGCCCATCTACTGCTATGGAGCGCGAATCAATCAGGTCCTCCTCAATCTCCTTACCAATGCGGCCAGGGCCATACGGGAGAAACAGAATCTCAAGGATGGAAAAATTATCGTAAGGAGCGGATCGTCCGAGGGGTATCTCTTTTGTACGGTTAGCGATAACGGCAGCGGTATTGATCCGCGGTTGATCGATACCATTTTCGAACCTTTTTTCACAACACGGGAAGATGAAAGCGGCAGCGGCTTGGGACTTGCCATTGCCCGAGAGATTATCGAAACGGACCATGGCGGAAGGTTGACGGTCGAATCCGAAGGAATCGGAAAGGGAAGTTCGTTTACACTGACGATTCCCCTTCGGCCCGAACCATGA
- a CDS encoding TetR/AcrR family transcriptional regulator yields the protein MRKSKRDYADVDNRSRIIDAATELFIKQGAQDTSLSDIARSLSISKGTLYYYYSSKADLLFDVSESYMTRISNRLLEWAKNLKKPMPADEVVGKVLKELFSAENRGKLHLYLIYESITNNDMLKKRLISAYDQWLVMIKEGLSVLMNDTEKVAEYAELLLIMITGGIVHSTLGFGPQRIDGIMSLIFSGNPA from the coding sequence ATGAGAAAGAGTAAGCGCGATTATGCAGATGTCGATAATCGCAGTCGTATCATCGATGCAGCAACCGAACTGTTCATAAAGCAGGGAGCCCAGGATACCAGTCTCTCTGATATCGCTCGCAGTCTGTCGATCAGCAAGGGAACGCTCTATTACTATTACTCCAGTAAGGCCGACCTTCTGTTCGATGTTTCCGAGAGCTACATGACGCGGATTTCCAATCGTCTGCTGGAATGGGCAAAGAATCTAAAAAAGCCGATGCCTGCCGACGAAGTTGTGGGAAAAGTGCTTAAAGAGTTGTTTTCGGCGGAGAATAGAGGAAAGCTTCACCTTTATCTTATTTATGAATCAATAACAAATAACGATATGCTCAAAAAAAGGCTTATATCGGCCTATGACCAGTGGCTTGTCATGATTAAAGAGGGATTATCCGTTCTCATGAACGATACGGAAAAAGTGGCCGAATATGCGGAGTTGCTGCTCATCATGATTACAGGTGGCATCGTACACTCGACCCTCGGCTTCGGCCCGCAAAGGATCGACGGCATTATGTCACTTATTTTTTCAGGGAATCCCGCCTAA
- a CDS encoding LysM peptidoglycan-binding domain-containing protein gives MKRHTIITVLLLSILTIPGFSQNLFQNDELRQSRQLQIEAQKALDQGDYEHSIELSRRADELAAEGKRKAEEMALAYRANTLLNRAKARIDYVRLIGAAERVADRYAEAQEAYAKAKEALDQKAYEQSMTESQRVLSILEGIAPQRAGNAKVLPKYYTVRLIPKRRDCFWRIAEYDFIYGDPHQWKELYKANKDKLVDPDNPSLIHPGLVLEIPSLNGEVRRGTWKE, from the coding sequence ATGAAGCGCCATACGATTATTACAGTGCTGCTCCTTTCGATACTGACAATCCCCGGTTTTTCTCAAAACCTCTTTCAAAACGATGAACTTCGTCAGTCCCGCCAATTACAGATCGAAGCCCAAAAGGCCTTAGACCAGGGAGATTACGAGCATTCTATTGAACTCTCACGCCGGGCCGACGAGCTTGCCGCAGAGGGAAAACGTAAAGCAGAGGAGATGGCCCTGGCCTACCGGGCAAATACCCTTCTCAATCGGGCAAAGGCAAGAATTGATTACGTACGCCTCATTGGAGCGGCGGAACGTGTAGCCGATCGATATGCAGAGGCACAAGAAGCCTATGCCAAGGCAAAGGAGGCTCTGGATCAGAAGGCCTACGAGCAAAGTATGACCGAATCCCAGAGGGTACTTAGCATCCTAGAAGGTATTGCTCCCCAGAGAGCGGGGAATGCAAAGGTTCTGCCGAAATACTATACGGTTCGACTAATCCCCAAACGAAGGGATTGTTTCTGGAGAATAGCCGAGTACGACTTTATCTACGGCGATCCCCATCAATGGAAAGAACTGTACAAGGCAAATAAGGACAAACTTGTCGATCCCGATAATCCATCCCTGATTCATCCCGGTTTGGTTTTAGAAATTCCATCTCTAAACGGCGAGGTCAGAAGAGGGACCTGGAAAGAATAG
- the trxA gene encoding thioredoxin, whose amino-acid sequence MAEHLTKTDFLEKIFDYENKKEWEYQGELPAVIDFYADWCGPCKMVAPIIEELSQEYEGKVNFFKIDTEAEQELSMAFGIQSIPSLLFIPKEGKPQMAAGALPKDTFKEVIDKELLG is encoded by the coding sequence ATGGCGGAACACCTAACGAAAACCGATTTTCTTGAAAAAATCTTTGATTATGAAAACAAAAAAGAGTGGGAATATCAGGGAGAGCTACCGGCCGTTATCGACTTTTATGCGGACTGGTGTGGACCATGTAAGATGGTTGCTCCCATTATCGAGGAGCTTTCTCAGGAGTATGAGGGAAAGGTCAATTTTTTCAAGATCGATACCGAGGCGGAGCAGGAACTTTCCATGGCGTTCGGGATCCAGAGCATTCCTTCCCTGCTTTTTATTCCTAAAGAGGGAAAGCCGCAGATGGCTGCGGGCGCATTACCAAAGGATACCTTCAAAGAGGTTATCGATAAGGAATTGCTTGGCTGA
- a CDS encoding methyl-accepting chemotaxis protein, with the protein MKIKTRLLILNALFIAGIIGTTFIMQYDQTLQADIRQTVETGINIKAELFRSNSMTKELLLTSNMKTGYKVFQDQYKQFEQLLDQFFQSDQFQKLVLSNAEGKRQAEAMTNIADYAKRKVGEVEKTLDALMTRYPAYFPGLYAAYQFYGDVDLNVASNEVTNLTIYLGDSFERTLTQLIDYLNKQAAAVQLRIRIISRSTIGLLLVLVLILSLGMIRKLRNQLEGLHKSMQILATGDFSRRLVVKGNDELAGLAKAMNLFIDEFSSVIDEVKDIAVESADLKSEVSSATNESAASVHQMSANISSMSQQIKDLVDNLSTSDNATRVITDGIRALAEKIEDQSSAVTQSSSSIEEMTASIENVTKIANQRQESSELLAEITTRGGEQVDETNKLVEESVADVKEILEVIEIINNVASQTNLLSMNAAIEAAHAGEAGRGFAVVAEEIRKLAESTNENSKRIRKTITTIADRINQVLEASNESRDSYQRIEKETRENSKAMAEIASTMKELSLGSNEIMNAMTSLSSTTQDIQENSEQISQNTVKVSTALSSITMIGDQVRDGIQEIESGAKDISTAMTHVNDLNEKSSNSIDQLHHQVERFKTACENEDDASELLEGAVERVCVYDDDEIENKKSDSE; encoded by the coding sequence ATGAAAATAAAAACCCGTTTACTTATTTTGAATGCGCTCTTCATTGCAGGTATAATCGGAACAACTTTTATTATGCAATACGACCAGACGCTGCAAGCCGACATCCGCCAAACGGTTGAAACGGGTATCAACATCAAAGCGGAACTCTTCAGAAGCAATTCCATGACAAAGGAACTACTTTTGACCTCGAACATGAAAACTGGCTATAAGGTCTTTCAGGATCAATACAAGCAGTTTGAACAGCTTCTTGATCAATTTTTTCAGTCGGACCAGTTTCAGAAACTGGTTCTTTCCAATGCAGAGGGGAAGAGACAGGCCGAGGCCATGACCAATATCGCCGACTATGCCAAAAGAAAGGTGGGAGAGGTTGAAAAAACGCTTGACGCTCTGATGACTCGGTATCCCGCCTATTTCCCCGGTTTGTATGCCGCATACCAGTTCTACGGTGATGTCGATCTTAACGTGGCGAGTAATGAGGTAACGAACCTTACCATATACCTCGGAGATTCCTTTGAACGAACCCTTACACAGCTTATCGACTATCTCAATAAGCAGGCGGCCGCCGTACAATTGCGCATACGTATTATAAGCAGAAGTACCATAGGCCTTTTATTAGTCTTAGTTCTTATCCTTTCTTTGGGAATGATCCGGAAACTAAGGAACCAGCTTGAGGGGTTGCATAAATCAATGCAAATCCTCGCTACCGGAGATTTCTCGCGCCGTCTTGTCGTGAAGGGAAACGATGAACTTGCGGGTCTGGCAAAGGCGATGAATCTTTTTATTGATGAATTTTCCTCGGTCATTGATGAGGTAAAAGACATTGCCGTAGAAAGCGCGGATCTTAAAAGTGAGGTCTCCAGTGCAACCAATGAGTCGGCGGCATCGGTACATCAAATGTCGGCAAATATTTCTTCGATGAGCCAGCAAATCAAGGACCTTGTTGATAACCTCTCCACATCGGACAATGCAACGAGAGTCATCACCGACGGGATACGGGCATTGGCCGAGAAAATCGAGGATCAGTCGTCGGCAGTAACGCAATCCTCCAGCAGCATTGAAGAAATGACCGCCAGTATCGAGAATGTGACGAAGATAGCCAATCAGCGACAGGAATCCTCCGAGTTGCTGGCCGAGATCACCACCCGTGGAGGAGAACAGGTGGACGAAACCAACAAGCTGGTCGAGGAAAGTGTCGCCGATGTAAAAGAAATCCTCGAAGTCATTGAAATCATCAACAATGTAGCCAGCCAGACCAACCTCCTCTCCATGAATGCTGCCATTGAGGCGGCCCATGCCGGAGAAGCAGGCCGGGGGTTCGCCGTGGTCGCCGAAGAGATTCGTAAGCTTGCCGAATCTACAAACGAGAATTCAAAACGAATAAGAAAAACCATCACCACTATTGCGGACAGAATTAATCAGGTGCTTGAAGCCAGCAACGAAAGTCGTGACTCCTATCAGAGAATTGAAAAGGAAACGCGAGAAAACAGCAAGGCAATGGCGGAAATTGCTTCCACCATGAAAGAACTATCACTGGGCAGCAATGAGATTATGAATGCCATGACCAGTCTCTCCTCCACGACACAGGATATTCAAGAAAATTCCGAGCAGATAAGCCAGAATACCGTTAAAGTCAGTACTGCACTGTCAAGTATAACCATGATCGGTGATCAGGTTCGCGACGGTATTCAGGAAATCGAGTCGGGAGCCAAAGATATAAGCACCGCAATGACTCATGTGAACGACCTGAATGAAAAGAGTAGCAACTCAATCGATCAGTTACATCATCAGGTCGAACGCTTTAAGACTGCCTGTGAAAATGAAGACGACGCAAGTGAACTCCTTGAGGGAGCGGTTGAACGGGTCTGCGTGTATGATGATGACGAAATTGAAAATAAAAAGTCTGATTCCGAATAA
- a CDS encoding peptidylprolyl isomerase, which produces MTITRKPLFLSLFLIVVFLFPSLMWAGGKKESSEPAPEATESVETPQKERTPIEVASPSDNAAIVNGVAIPLDRYQQQLSVVQQQYLMQGISVPEEQMAELKGQVLESLIDQELLAQEAKGQGYEADQTKVDQQLQQIKGQFPSEEQYYQALAQQGVSEQDFLTELKKSLVVQQFVSDRFASQVAVTEEDTKTYYDDNPSYFVQPERVRASHILFSVAEDASDEEVATAKAKAEAALERYKNGEEFSDLARELSEGPSASQGGDLGFFGRDQMVKPFEEAAFSMKVGEVSDPVRTKFGFHLIRLTARNEEGTLPFDQVKNQISDHLYKLRLGELVKAFLDQKKEKSEINRLLDLPQI; this is translated from the coding sequence ATGACGATTACACGAAAACCGCTTTTTCTTTCCTTGTTTCTAATAGTGGTGTTCCTATTTCCCTCTTTAATGTGGGCGGGGGGAAAGAAAGAATCAAGCGAGCCTGCGCCTGAAGCAACCGAAAGTGTAGAGACCCCTCAAAAAGAACGTACACCCATTGAGGTAGCGTCCCCATCGGATAATGCGGCTATTGTCAACGGAGTCGCCATTCCTCTGGACAGGTATCAGCAGCAGCTTAGTGTGGTTCAACAGCAGTATCTTATGCAGGGTATATCGGTACCTGAAGAGCAGATGGCCGAATTAAAGGGGCAGGTCCTCGAAAGCCTGATTGATCAGGAACTTCTTGCACAGGAAGCGAAGGGGCAGGGGTATGAAGCGGATCAGACGAAGGTCGATCAACAGCTGCAGCAGATTAAAGGACAGTTTCCTTCGGAGGAACAGTATTATCAGGCTTTGGCACAGCAGGGAGTTTCCGAGCAGGACTTCCTTACGGAGTTGAAAAAATCATTGGTTGTTCAGCAGTTCGTTTCCGATCGATTTGCAAGCCAGGTCGCCGTAACTGAAGAAGATACGAAAACCTATTACGATGATAATCCTTCCTATTTTGTTCAGCCAGAGCGTGTTAGAGCCAGCCATATTCTGTTTTCTGTTGCTGAAGATGCTTCCGATGAAGAGGTAGCCACAGCAAAGGCAAAAGCGGAGGCGGCTCTGGAGCGTTACAAAAATGGTGAAGAGTTTAGCGACCTTGCCAGAGAGCTATCGGAGGGGCCAAGCGCTTCACAAGGGGGGGATCTCGGCTTTTTCGGAAGAGACCAGATGGTGAAGCCCTTTGAAGAGGCCGCCTTTTCTATGAAGGTGGGAGAAGTTAGTGATCCTGTACGAACGAAATTCGGCTTTCACCTCATACGGCTTACGGCAAGAAACGAGGAAGGAACACTTCCTTTTGATCAGGTTAAAAACCAGATTTCAGATCATCTTTATAAGCTTCGGCTTGGCGAATTGGTGAAGGCCTTCCTTGATCAGAAGAAAGAGAAATCGGAAATCAATAGACTCCTTGATCTTCCCCAGATTTGA